In the Ipomoea triloba cultivar NCNSP0323 chromosome 6, ASM357664v1 genome, one interval contains:
- the LOC116023169 gene encoding putative HVA22-like protein g yields the protein MIGSFLTRGLVMAFGYAYPAYECFKAVELNKPDIQQLRFWCQYWIIVATMTVCERIADTFISWVPMYSEAKLAFYIYLWFPKTKGTTYVYDAFFRPLVLRHEPEIDRNLLELKTWAGDAVFLYWQKAASYGQTRIFDVLQYIASQSTPSPPPAQPRRQGRPPAPPNQKPESATTEPQTEDRPPAAPGESATELEDGAPPKTAVPTASLNAQKTTPTKPLAETSKAPSSSEAQAMQIDPVHSVADESTKPPTDTVMVEGAARVTRARSRKTQLAASNQ from the exons ATGATTGGCTCGTTTCTCACCAGAGGCCTTGT GATGGCTTTTGGTTATGCATATCCAGCTTATGAGTGCTTTAAAGCTGTGGAATTGAATAAGCCAGATATCCAGCAACTTCGCTTTTGGTGCCAGTATTG GATCATAGTTGCTACAATGACTGTTTGTGAGAGAATTGCTGATACTTTTATCTCATG GGTTCCTATGTATAGTGAAGCTAAGTTGGCATTCTACATATACTTGTGGTTCCCAAAGACTAAG GGAACAACTTATGTCTACGATGCATTCTTTAGGCCATTGGTTCTAAGACATGAGCCGGAGATTGATCGCAATTTGCTGGAACTGAAGACTTGGGCTGGAGATGCAGTATTTTTGTATTGGCAAAAGGCTGCTAGTTATGGTCAGACAAGAATTTTTGATGTCTTGCAGTATATTGCTTCACAGTCAACTCCATCTCCTCCCCCTGCACAG CCACGGAGGCAAGGCCGACCTCCTGCACCACCAAATCAGAAACCAGAATCTGCAACAACAGAGCCACAAACTGAAGATCGGCCTCCTGCTGCTCCCGGTGAATCTGCAACCGAACTTGAAGATGGTGCACCTCCTAAAACAGCTGTGCCCACTGCTTCCTTGAATGCTCAAAAAACCACACCAACAAAACCCCTTGCTGAAACCAGCAAAGCTCCAAGTTCCAGCGAAGCACAGGCAATGCAGATTGATCCCGTGCATTCTGTGGCAGACGAAAGCACCAAACCCCCCACCGATACTGTTATGGTGGAAGGGGCTGCTCGAGTTACTAGAGCAAGGTCGAGGAAAACCCAGCTTGCTGCTTCAAACCAGTGA